A single region of the Oryzias latipes chromosome 19, ASM223467v1 genome encodes:
- the LOC101160039 gene encoding histone H3.3, with amino-acid sequence MARTKQTARKSTGGKAPRKQLATKAARKSAPSTGGVKKPHRYRPGTVALREIRRYQKSTELLIRKLPFQRLVREIAQDFKTDLRFQSAAIGALQEASEAYLVGLFEDTNLCAIHAKRVTIMPKDIQLARRIRGERA; translated from the exons ATGGCTCGTACCAAGCAGACGGCCCGTAAGTCCACCGGAGGAAAGGCTCCGCGGAAGCAGCTCGCGACCAAAGCCGCCCGGAAAAGCGCCCCGTCCACGGGCGGCGTGAAGAAGCCTCATCGCTACAG GCCCGGGACCGTGGCTCTGAGGGAGATCCGCCGCTACCAGAAGTCCACGGAGCTGCTGATCCGTAAGCTGCCGTTCCAGCGGCTGGTCAGGGAGATCGCCCAGGACTTTAAGACCGACCTGCGCTTCCAGAGCGCCGCCATCGGAGCCCTGCAG GAGGCCAGCGAGGCGTACCTGGTGGGTCTGTTTGAGGACACCAACCTGTGCGCCATCCACGCCAAGCGGGTCACCATCATGCCCAAAGACATCCAGCTGGCCCGCAGGATAAGGGGGGAGAGGGCTTAG
- the LOC111946382 gene encoding butyrophilin subfamily 1 member A1-like, translating into MMKDCLQFLIEPAKKLKVRLKGSRRRVTQQEKEPLVESQLFIMELARELNRLCQRSNILAHIWTCEDVWPPHVCRDFIVDWAAVLERRVQHKILPSEFQYEKRAWREQLLCMLESGGEYDMGPHKRVIMDWTREIRSRTQPPLWPGEPTMLMLDDLELQWKRGRLPTLLPAVELLMLALLNADAPVKEDVTKTWLLNKQRSQRMGAVPYIPHSVWNWICEAADEVTLDPDSANPNLLLSGDEKRVRCGLERRLVCPCPQRFDGWWCAVGREGYASGRHYWEVEVGERDWRVGVAKASAVRQGFRPLNTETGYLTLRLERGSDLKALTVPPTLLPKDLVPRKVGVYLDYEEGQLSFYDVEKRSHLFTYNESFCEELFPLFGTVEVVRDLVVRPAGVREPCLCPGPCLWA; encoded by the exons ATGATGAAGGACTGCCTGCAGTTTCTCATCGAGCCCGCCAAGAAGCTGAAGGTCCGATTGAAG GGCTCCCGCAGGCGCGTGACGCAGCAGGAGAAGGAGCCGCTGGTGGAGAGCCAGCTCTTCATCATGGAGCTGGCGCGTGAGCTGAACAGACTCTGTCAG AGGTCCAACATCCTGGCCCACATCTGGACCTGCGAAGACGTGTGGCCCCCCCACGTGTGCCGTGACTTCATCGTGGACTGGGCCGCTGTGCTGGAGAGGAGGGTGCAG CACAAGATCCTGCCGTCCGAGTTCCAGTACGAGAAGCGGGCCTGGAGGGAgcagctgctctgcatgctggaGTCGGGGGGCGAGTACGACATGGGCCCCCACAAGAGGGTCATCATGGACTGGACGCGGGAGATTAGGAGCAGGACTCAG CCCCCCCTGTGGCCTGGTGAGCCCACGATGCTGATGCTGGACGACCTGGAGCTGCAGTGGAAGAGGGGCCGCCTGCCCACGCTGCTTCCCGCCGTGGAGCTGCTCATGCTGGCCCTCCTGAACGCAGACGCGCCAGTGAAG GAGGACGTGACGAAGACGTGGCTGCTGAATAAGCAGAGGAGCCAGAGGATGG GGGCGGTTCCGTACATCCCCCACAGCG TCTGGAACTGGATTTGTGAAGCAGCAG ATGAGGTCACTCTGGACCCGGACTCGGCGAACCCGAACCTGCTCCTCTCCGGCGATGAGAAGCGCGTGAGGTGCGGCCTGGAGCGCCGCCTCGTGTGTCCGTGTCCGCAGCGCTTCGACGGCTGGTGGTGCGCCGTAGGGAGGGAGGGCTACGCCTCCGGACGCCACTACTGGGAGGTGGAGGTGGGCGAGCGGGACTGGCGCGTGGGCGTGGCCAAAGCATCAGCCGTGAGGCAGGGCTTCCGGCCCCTCAACACAGAGACGGGGTACCTGACCCTGCGCCTGGAGAGGGGCTCAGACCTGAAGGCCCTGACGGTGCCCCCAACCCTCCTGCCAAAGGACCTGGTGCCCCGGAAGGTGGGCGTGTACCTGGATTACGAGGAAGGCCAGCTGTCCTTCTACGACGTGGAGAAGCGCTCGCATCTGTTCACCTATAACGAGAGCTTCTGCGAGGAGCTGTTCCCGCTGTTCGGGACTGTGGAGGTGGTCCGGGACCTGGTGGTGAGGCCCGCGGGGGTCCGGGAGCCCTGCCTCTGCCCCGGACCCTGCCTGTGGGCCTGA